The nucleotide sequence AACTGACCTCGCCGCGTGCAGGCCAGATGGAAGGAATCGTGACGGAGACACCAGTCAAGGCATAGGGCGTATTGCCATAAGGCAGAAGCGCGGCCATTTCCTGCTGCTGCGCCTCCAAAACCTGCTTGAGCTGCTGCAGGCTGGCGCGGCGAACAGCCACGCGTTTCTCGATATTTTCAAGCGCCGCATCGACATTTTCCGCCTGCAGCTTTGTAATTGGTCCGCCCTGCCCGTCCTGTGCCCCTGCTGCAGCATCCGCTCCATCTGCAGGCGCTCCCGCCGTATCGGGAGCGGCAACTGTCCCCGACATGCGACGCAAGTCGTTTTCCATCTGCGTCAATTCATCCAATTCCTGCTGCAGGCCATCCGCTTTCTTCGAAAGCTGCAAAAGCTGCTCCTGCTGCATATTGCTGATCTGACGCATCTTTTCCAATTCGGTGTCATCGCTCTTGACAAAAAATGTCGTATAAAGCGAATAGGAAAGCGTCACACAGGAAATCAGCAAAACGACGAAGAAAGAGATGATACCAATCTTCGCCATCTTTGCAGAAAGATGTATCGTATGAATGGTATCAGAAACATCGGGCACAATCTTGATGGTGAACCCATTTTCCTTATGCAAAAGCCCATCTCCAAACTGCACGGAAGACCCCTCTTCCATTGAACAAACTACACGCACAAACGTCCACTTTGTGGACATTGTGCGCCGCCCTTACATGAAAGAACCAATCAGTCTGCGCCCTCTGGGCTTGACTTCTTGGACTTTCATGGTAAACTTTCAGGACATATGTTCAGCCGTCATGCGAAGCGGCATGCGTTGCTTCACACCCGTTTCCTGCGACAGTTTCATCAAGGCGGCACGCTGTACATATGTCCTCACGCCTTACAGAAGCCTAGCCGATCGGTCTGCGCCTTCAGCTTGACCTCTTGGGGCTTCATGGTAAAACTTCCATTCTGCGCTATCGCTACTCCGGCCGCACGCTCATCGCCTTTTCGAGCGCTTCCGCCTCCTCACGCGTGAGCTTGTAACTCGAGCGTCCCGCCTCGATGGGCTTGACGTAGCTGCGCGAGTCCTCACGAGCGAAGATACTGGAAAAAATCACGCCGTTGTTGTGCGAATCCAACATGGCAACGGCATAGCTGAGATCGCTTCCCATATCGGCAAAAGCGCTGAAACGCACGATACCAATGCGTGTCGTAGCCGTCTGCAGCAGCGCATCCAAGCGCCTGTTTTCCTCCTTGAGTTTTCGGCTTTGCTCAGCGACGCCCTTCATTTCCTTGATATGCGCGAGCAGCATACTTTCCAGATTCGCACCCTCGACCCCCCGCATCATCGCCTGATAGCGGCTCTTCATGCGCGATACGCTGTAAACCTGATAAATAGCCAAGACCAAAAGTACAATGACCAAAACCAAAAGAAAAATCACCAGGAACGTCTCATTGTTGCCCAAGAGTTCCGCCAGTTGTTTTGTATTCATCCCAATCATTTCTCCTCTATCCGCACGGAGAGGCTGCACGTCTCTCCCATCGTTTCTGCAGCTTTTGCCATGCCAAACAAAAGATGTTTCACGTGAAACATGATGCATCAGACCGTGAATCTTTCTCCTGCAGAAAACTGACGCAAGGCCGCTTTCTTGTCCTCCAGCAGCCGGCTCTTCTTCTCCAACAACGAATCAAGGATGCGATTCAAGTCTTCTTCCGAGGAAAAATCGATCTCTATGCGATTCTTCTTGCCTCGCGAACGAATGCGCACCTGCGTGCCAAAAAACATCTTGAGCTTGTCTTCCGCTTCCTGCAGGAAGATCTTTTCTGTCTCCTCAGGCGACTCTGCTTCCTTCGCTTCGGCTGTCTCTTCCGCATTTTTCTGCAGACGCTTCACAAGCTCTTCGGCCTGACGTGCCGAACATTCGCGCGCCATAATGATGTCTGCCGCCTCTCGCTGCAACGCAGCGTCTGTCAGGACGACGAGCGGCCTTGCCTGCCCCATGCTCAAACTGCCGTTTGCCAAGTATTCCTGCACATGTGCATCGAGCTTCAAGAGGCGCATCATATTCGTAATATGGGAACGGCTTCTTCCCACGCGCTCCGCCAAAGCTTCCTGTGTAAGCCCGAAATTCTGCAAAAGATTCCGGTAGGCGTTGGCCTCTTCAATCGCATTGAGATCCTCGCGCTGCAAATTTTCAATCAGCGCAATCTCCGTACTTGCCGCATCGCTCAAAGGACGGACAAGAGCCGGCACCGTTTCAAGACCGGCCAGTCTTGAAGCGCGAAAGCGACGCTCGCCCGCAACAAGCTCATATCCCTTTCCTGCCGGAAGCTGTCGCACGAGAATCGGCTGCAGCACGCCATGCTGCACGATGGATTCCTTCAACTCATCCAGAGCGCTCTCATCAAACTCATGACGAGGTTGATACCGATTGGCTTGTATCTCGTGCAATGGAATTTGCTGCACAGCGATACCATTCATTTCTTTTGGTATCACATCAATCGCTTCATCATCTTCTATGGCAACTTGACTCGCTCCCTCGTTTCCTTGTGGATTCGAGTTTTCTGCGCTTTCTTTTTCCGCTTCCTGAGGAGCTTCCATGCGCTTCTTTTCCTCAGCATTGGTATCAGATAATTGCGGAGATTCTTTCTGCGATACTTCGGGCGTTTTCAATTCTGTGGGAAAGAGTGCACCAAGCCCCTTGCCCAATGCCTGATGCTTCCTAGCTGTCACGCTCTATGACCTCCTTTGCCAGATCCATATAGACGATGGCTCCCTTGCAGTTTCTGTCATAGGCAATGACGGGCTGCCCATAGGACGGCGCCTCGCTCAAGCGCACGGTGCGCGGTATGACCGTCCGATACACCTTGCTGCCGAAATGCGTGCGCACCTCCTCAGCGACCTGAACCGAAAGATTGGTTCTTGAATCGAACATCGTCAGAAGAACGCCCTCGACTTCCAAGGCAGGATTCAGATTGGTCTGAACCAATGTCATCGTATTCATCAGCTGTGCCAAGCCCTCCAGAGCATAAAATTCGCATTGGATCGGCATCAAAACGGTATCTGCTGCTGTCAAGGCATTGAGCGTCAAGAGCCCCAAGGAAGGCGGGCAGTCGATCAAAATGAAGTCATACTGATCGCGTACGGCATCGACCGATCGCTTCAGACGATTCTCGCGTGAGATGGCAGCAACAAGCTCGATCTCCGCCCCCGCCAGTTCGATATTGGCCGGAAGAAGATCGACCTCGTAACCCGTATGAAGAACTGCCTTCTCTATAGCAAGGTTGTCAATCAAGACTTGATAGATGGTTATCGTTAAATCCGATTTATTGATACCAAATCCGCTCGTCGCATTGCCCTGCGGATCGGAGTCAATGAGCAGTACACGTTTGCCGAGCATGGCAAGACCGGCGCTCAAGTTTACCGATGTCGTCGTCTTTCCTACGCCGCCCTTTTGATTGGCGACTGCTATGATTTTCGCCACATTCTTTTCCTCCATAAGCTTTTCTTTTCCTATTATAGCATGATATACTGATGGGGGGAAGTATTCTGCCCCATGAATAACTTCGATGTTTCACGTGAAACATTGGCTAGGAAGAAGGAATCTTATGCCCGTTTACAATAGCGTTTTGCTTGATATTGATGCAAAGGAAACGCGTCGCTATGCAGGATTGAACAAGGCCAAGGATTTCGATGAAAAACTCATCGAAGAAGCCTGCTTGGAAGCGCGTCTTCTTGCCGAACCGCGCGGTATATGGCAGATGTATGACTATGATGCAGCCACACAGACGGTACTCGCCGATCCGCCCTTCACCATGAAAGGGAAGCTCATCGGCAAGCATCTCGCCAAAGCACAGAAGGTCATCGTACTGTCGGCGAGCGTCGGTGATGCCATCGAGGAGCATGTGACGAAATACTTCGCCGATGGACGCTACGCCTACTCCGTCATTCTTGATGCCGCCGCCACGGCAGCTGTCGAGCAGGTAGCCGACGCGATGGAAAAAGCCATCGAGCCAAAGGTTGCGAAGGAAGGCTATACGATGCGCTGGCGTTTCAGCCCCGGCTACGGCGATTGGCCGCTCGATCAGCAGCCCGAAATGGTACGTCTCGCCGAAAGTGAGAAAATCGGCGTACACCTCAGCGACGCCTCCATGCTCGTACCGCGCAAATCCATCACTGCCATCATCGGCCTCGTACCGCAGCAAAAAGAGAAGGAAGCGCATACGCCGAACGGCTGCGCTGCCTGCGATAAATTCGACTGCCCTTCGAGAAAAGTTCCTGTCGGCGAAAGCAAGAACTGAAGCATATAGCAGGGACAACATCTTATTGATACCAAACATTAAACAGGGCGAAAACCTATGATACCAAACTAAGGAGGATATTGATGATCCATATTTTTGACGGCGCGATGGGAACGATGCTGCAGGAAGGAGGCTTGAAGCCCGGCGGCTGCCCCGAGCTCATGAATCTCGAACAGCCCGATGTCGTGCAAAAGATCCACGAAGCCTATATCGAAGCCGGCGCGACGATGATCGAGACGAACACCTTCGGCGCTTCCGCTTTGAAGCTCGACCACTACGGTCTGGAAGACCGCGTGAAGGAAATCAATGAAGCAGCCGTAAAGATCGCACGCGAAGCTTCCAAAGGGCGCGCCAAGATCGTCGGCTCGTTAGGGCCTACGGGGCGCTTCATCGTCCCTCTCGGCGATCTCGAATTCGAGGACGCCTACCGAGCCTTCTACGAACAAGCGAAAGCGCTTGCCGATGCGGGCGCCGACTATCTGCTTTTTGAAACGTGCATTGACATACAGGAAATGCGTGCAGGCCTTCTGGCGGCAAAAGATGCGACAAGCCTTCCCATCATCTGCCAGCTCTCTTACAGCGAGGACGGGCGCACCGTCACGGGCACCGACCCGCAGACGGCCGCCATCACCTTGGAAGCGCTCGGTGCCGACATCATCGGCGTGAACTGCTCGCTCGGCCCCAAGGAGCTCGTCCCCATCGTCAAGACGCTGGCAGAGAACTGCTCCGTTCCCATCAGCGTGCTGCCCAACGCCGGTATGCCGCGATTGGAAAACGGCAGAACCATCTTCCCCATGGGGCCTGAGGAGTTCGCCTCGTGGGGCGCAAAACTCGTCGCTGCCGGTGCAACGTATCTCGGTGGCTGCTGCGGCACGACGCCCGCGCATATCAAAGCGCTCGCCGCTGCTGTCAAGGACTTGCCTCTCACCGAGCGCAAGAGCCCGGACAATCGCCTGCGTCTCACGAGCCGCAGCAAGACCGTCATCATCGACAAAGATCTCGCGACCACGCTGATCGGCGAGCGCATCAATCCGACGGGACGCAAGAAACTCGCCGAAGAAATCAAGAATGGTTCGCTCTTCTCCGTCAAGCGCGAGGCCATCGATCAGGTGCGTGCGGGAGCGCGCCTTCTCGATGTCAACATGGGCGTCGGCGGCATCGATCAAGTCAAGGCAATGCACGATGCCATTCGCGAGGTGTCCCAAATCACCGATGCACCTCTTGCGATTGATACCAGTGATACCAAAACATTGGAAGCCGGACTCCGAGCATATCCGGGACGCGCTCTCATCAATTCCGTCAGCGCCGAAAAAGAGCGCATCGAAGAGTTCCTTCCATTGGCGAAGAAGTACGGCGCGGCCATCCTCTGCCTGCCCATCACAGAGGACGGCGTGCCGAAGACAGCGGAAGATCGCATCAATGTCATCAACGGTATCATCAAAGAGGCGAAGAAGAATGGTCTCAAAGATGGGGACTTCCTGCTCGACGCCCTCGTCATGACCATATCGGCCGATCAGAATGCCTGCCTCGAAGTATTGAATACCTTGCGCCTCTACCGCAAGCATTTCGGCTATCCGGCAACGATGGGGCTTTCCAACATCTCTTTTGGACTGCCGAACCGTCCTCTGATCAACAGCACCTTCTTCGCCATGTGCCTTGCCGCAGGACTCGACGCGCCGATCATGAATCCCTATGACGAGAAGATGCAGGAAGCCCTGATGGCGAGCGCAGCGCTCTTAGGAAAAGATCCGCGCGGCATCGACTTCAGCCGCAACGAAGTGAACCTCAAGACGCCAAAGAAGGCAGCTGAGGCTAAACCTATAGAAGGCGATGTTCTCGCTGCCATCAAGCAAGCGGTCATCGACGGCGCTTCTGAAAGCATCGCCATGCTGACCGAACGGGCGATACGCGAAGGTCATTCTTCGAATGAAATCACAGAGAAAGCTCTGACGGCCGCCATGAACGATATCGGCATCGACTTTGGAGCAGGACGCGTCTTTCTGCCGCAAGTTCTTCTATCTGCCGAAGCAATGCGCGCTTCCTTCCAGAAAATCAAGGAACTTCTGCCCGCACAGCAGGAGGCGGACAAAGGAACGGTCGTCATGGCGACGGTTAAAGGGGATGTGCATGATCTCGGCAAAAACATTGTCTCCGCGCTCCTCTCGAACAGCGGCTTTAAGCTCATCGACCTCGGCAAGGATGTCGATGCTGATACCATTGTGCGCACGGCGCTCGAAAAGGAAGCCGACATCGTAGGTTTGAGCGCCTTGATGACAACGACCATGACGCAGATCGACAAGGTCATCAAGAAACTGCGTGAAGCCGGATCAGAGGCAAGAGTCATCGTTGGCGGTGCCGCCGTGACCGAAGACTACGCCACAAGCGCAGGAGCCGACGCCTATGCCAACGATGGCGTCAGTGCAGTCAAGATTGCCAAAGACTTCGTCGGCGAATAAGGCGAGCATGTTTCACGTGAAACATGCAGCTATGGAAAAAGCACGATGTTCCCGAACAATCAATTGCAACAAAGGTGATGTTTCACGTGAAACATCGAATACAAAAGAAGAAGCCTCCCGCAAAGGAGGCTTCTTCTTTTGTATTTATGCCAAAACCTTGGCAAGGCGCATGTATTCGGGATCGAGCTTCTTCTTGTTCGTCACGGCATCGTGCAAGTCGATGGCGACGACATTGCCGCGATGGAAGCCAAAGACGACGTTGGAAAGACCCGAGAGAATCGCCAGAGCCGCTTTCTCACCAAGCTGGCTCGCCTTCACGCGGTCGATGACGGACGGCGTACCGCCACGCTGAATATGTCCGAGAACCGAAACGCGCGTCTCGATATCCGTATGCTCGGCGATGAAATTGCCAACCTCAATGCCGCTTCCTGCCCCCTCGGCAACGACGACGAGAATGTAGCGCTTGCCCTTCTTATAAGCTTCCTTGATCTCGTTGCTGATTTCTTCGAGATCGAAGTCCTCTTCGGGCACGAGGATGTATTCCGCGCCGCCCGAAATGCCGCTCATCAGCGCGAGCCAACCGCAATGTCTTCCCATGACCTCAAGGACAACGACGCGCCGATGCGCCGAAGCCGTATCGCGCAGCTTGTTGATGGCATCGATGATCGTATTCGCTGCCGTATCGCTGCCGATCGTATAGTCTGTACCCCAGACGTCATTGTCAATCGTTCCCGGCAGTCCCACGATGGGAATGCCGTGTTCTTCGCTCAAGAGCGACGCGCCGCGCAAACTGCCGTCGCCGCCGATGATGACGAGTCCTTCGATGCCCTTCGCCTTGAGCTTCTCATACGCCTCTGCACGACCTTCAGGCGTCATGAAACGATGGCAACGAGCCGTGCCGAGGAACGTGCCGCCTCGCTGAATGATGTCGCCGACATCCTTTCGCTCCATCTTGAACATCTCACCGTCCAAGATACCGCGATATCCGTTATGTATGCCCCACACTTCTGCACCTTCAAAGAGCGCCGTGCGCACGACGGCGCGAGTCGTCGCATTCATGCCGGGGCTGTCGCCGCCGCTCGTCAAGACGCCGATACAATTCAACATCGTAAAATCCCTCCCATACCCATGGCGAAGAAGCCTCGCTCCCTCGATCAAAGTGAAACCTTTTCTACATCATACCACATTAGAGCTAGGAAATAAACGTACTTGACAAAAAAGAAAGGGAATGGTACATTGAAAATAAGCTGCATAACTGACGGAAGTGGATGACCACAAGGGAGTGCAGCAGGAAAAGCCGACCGTCTGGGCAGCCGCAATGGTTCACTATGCCCGCGGTCTTTTTTGATTTCACTACAACTCACACAAAGGAGAGAAGCTGATGAAAGAACTCGAATTGAAATACGGCTGCAATCCGAACCAGAAACCCTCTCGCGTTTATATGGAAAGCGGCGACCTTCCGTTCAAGGTATTGAACGGAAAGCCCGGCTACATCAATCTGCTCGACGCCATGAACAGCTGGCAGCTCGTGCACGAACTCAAGGAAGCGACCAGCCTTCCTGCAGCGGCATCCTTCAAGCATGTGAGCCCTGCAGGCGCCGCCGTCGCCGTCCCCCTGTCCGATGCGCTGAAGCAGGCATACTTTGTCGAAGGAATCGAATTGTCGCCCGTTGCGACCGCCTACATCCGTGCGCGCGGTGCCGACCGCATGTCGTCGTACGGTGATTTCGTCGCTCTCTCCGACCCGTGCGACGCCCAGACGGCTTCCTTCCTGCAGCGCGAGGTCTCCGACGGCATCATCGCGCCCGCCTATTCCGAGGCTGCCTTGGAGATTCTCAAGACGAAGCGCAAGGGAAGCTACCTCGTCATACAGATGGAGCCTTCCTATGTTCCTGCAGAGAAGGAAACGAAAACCGTCTTCGGCGTAACCTTCGAGCAGAAGCGCAACGATGTCGCCATCACCGAAGACTGCCTGAAGGATGTCGTCACGAAAAATAAGGATCTGCCCGACGACGCCAAACGCGACCTCCTGCTCTCCCTCATCACCTTGAAGTACACCCAGTCCAACTCCGTCTGCTATGCCAAGGACGGGCAGGCGATTGGTATCGGCGCCGGCCAGCAGTCACGCGTCCATTGCACGCGTCTCGCGGGAAACAAGGCCGATATTTGGTATCTGAGGCAGAGTCCGCAGGTCCTCTCGCTTCCCTTCAAGAGCGATGTGCGCCGTCCCGACCGCGACAATGCCATCGACGTCTACCTGTCCAATGAATGCATGGATCTCCTCGGAACGGACGAATGGAAGCGCATCTTCACGGAGAAACCTCCTGTATTCCTGCCCGAAGAGAAAGCCAAGTGGCTCAAGACGGCGACGGGCGTCGCACTCGGTTCGGACGCTTTCTTCCCCTTCGGTGACAACATCGAACGCGCACATAAGAGCGGCGTTTCCTATGTTGCCCAGAGCGGCGGATCGATTCGCGATGACAATGTCATTGAGACGGCGGATAAGTACGGCATGTTCATGGCGATGACGCATATCCGTCTCTTCCATCATTGATACCGATACGAACCAAAACATAAGAAAAAGGCTGTTGCATCATGCAGCAGCCTTTTCTTATGCCATCTATGGAGTTTTCCGCAGTTTATCCACATTTTTATCCACATACGAACCAATTCATGGCGTATTCTGTGGATAAGTCCGTATTGAATCCACAACTTTTCCACAAAGCTCAGAGTCCAATATTCAGCATATCAAGAACGTCCGATGCGGAAGGCATCGCCACGCCGCCAATGCTCGAAGAACTTTTCGCCTTTTTCACAACAGCATGGTATACGTCATCCTCGACGCTGCCCGGCACGAGATTTTCCCAATTCTGCGAGCTGTAAGGACGCTCCTTGATGGCGTTCGACGGCCTGCCTGTGACCTCCAACTCGCAGAGGAACTGGATCTGCTTGCTCTTTGGATTGAGGTAATAATGCTCCAAATAGTACTTCCCCGCCTTGGCGTCTTCATCATCGGAGAAACTGTTCGGCTTGAGCTTCACCCAGACGTCGATCATGCGATCCTGACGGTTCGGGATAGGAACATTGCGCACGCTTCGCATGTCCATATAGTAAATGAACGATTCGTCGCGGAAAATTTCCTGGAAGCGATCCTTCTCCTTACTCTTCTTGTTCTTCGTCTTGACAGCGTCCTTGCTTTCCTGCGCCGACGCTTCCGTCTTTTTTCCCTGCAAGGGAATTTTTGATTCATCGGCTTTCTTCTGTACGGACGGCTTCATCTCTTCTTTCTTCTTATTCAAGACAAGCGGCTTCTGCCCTTCCTCCCTCTTCTGCGGAGCGGGCGTCACCGACGCTTTGGATGCCTCTTCCATGGCCTTCTTAGTGTCGCTGTTCTCTGCTTTTTTATCTTCCTTTTTTACGGAGGTTTCCGCTTTCTTCTCCTGGAAGCCCTTTACCTCTTTCTTCTTTTCATCCTTCGCATTGCCATGCTCCTTAGCGTTTTCCGCCTTCTTTTCCTGCTTTCTGTCGGAATCTGCTGCTTTTTCTTGTGCAGCAAGATCCTCCATACCGACATTGATGATATATGCCGAAGCTGTCGATCCAAACGTCAGACTGCCTGCTAAAAACGTCATGGCTAGAGCAGCTGCCACCTTCTTCTTCCACACCTTAGAGCACCATCCTTTCAGAATCCTTCTCTTCTTATATCGTCTTTTTTCCTGTGTATCTTTAACGGCAACTCAAAGCAATGGTTCTTTCGCCGGCTTGCCTGCCTTGCGCGGATACGCTTTCGGCGTAGTCCTCTCCTTCTTTATGACGAGAACTGCACGCTTGTCCGAAAGGCCGGGCAAGGCGACGGGAATCGACTCTATCGCCCTCCCGCCGAGAATCTTGACGGCTCTTTCCGCCTCTTTTGCTTCCTCTTCCGAGTGAAGCCCCTTGAGGGCGATCGCTGTGCCGCCGATGCGCACGAAGGGCAGAAGATACTCGGCAAGGACGGGCAGACGCGCCACGGCGCGAGAGGCGGCGATATCGAAGCGCTCGCGCAAAGCGCTTTGCCGCGCCGCTTCCTCCGCGCGTCCATGCAGGCACTCTGCGCCTTCCAAGCCCAGCGCCTCGACAACGGTTTCGAGAAAATGCACGCGCTTCTTCAAGGAATCGAGAAGGGTCAGCTTCAAATCGGGACGGACGATCTTCAGAGGAATGCCGGGAAATCCCGCACCCGTTCCGACATCGATCAGACGCAGGGAATCCCTTTCCTCGATACCTCGAAGCGCCGTCAGGGAATCAACGATATGCTTGACGGCAACTTCCCGCGGTTCAGTAATCGCCGTGAGGTTCATCTTCGCGTTCCATTCGATGATCAAACGATAGTAGATGCCGAACTTCTCAATCTGCTTTGCATCGAGCGGCAGTCCATAGAGAGCAGACGCTCTTTCCAACTCCTGCTCAAACATCGTCTTCTCTCCTCCTGCGGCGCTCCTGCTCCAGCCAGATCAATAAGACCGATATATCCGCAGGCGACACGCCCGATATGCGGCTCGCCTGTCCCACAGAAAGCGGACGGACGGCAGCGAGCTTCTCTCGCGCCTCGTCCCTTAGGCTCGGCACGAGAGCGTAGTCGAGATCGACGGGCAAGCGACGAGACTCCAGATGTTCCAAGCGCTCGACCTGTTCCTGCTGCTTCTTGATGTACCCTTCATAGCGAATGGCGATTTCCAGCTGCTCCTCGACCTCGGGCGCAAGGCGCTCCAAGCCGAAGAGCGAAGCCAACTTCGCATAATCCATCTCCGGACGGCGCAAAAAATCGGCAAGCGACGTTGACGTGCGTATGGGCGCAAGTCCCGCCGATTCAAGACGAGCAAGATTTTCAACCGATGGATGAAGGACAGTATTCTCAAGCGTCTTCCTCGCCTCGATGATACCATTCTTCTTTTTCAGGAACTTCTGCCATCGATCCTCTTTGACAAGACCGATGGCGCGTCCCTTTTCCGTCAGGCGCAAATCAGCATTGTCCTGGCGAAGCAGCAGGCGATATTCGGCGCGAGACGTCATCATGCGGTACGGCTCCTCCGTCCCCTTCGTCACGAGATCGTCGATGAGAACGCCGATATAGGCCTCTGCGCGACTCAAGACGAAAGGAGCTTTGCCGCGGATATAATGCACGGCGTTGATGCCCGCCATCAACCCCTGCGCCGCCGCTTCCTCGTAACCCGACGTGCCGTTCGACTGTCCCGCCGAGAAAAGTCCGCGAATCTTCTTGAACATAAGACTTGGCAGAAGCTGCAGCGGATCGATGCAGTCATACTCGATCGCGTAGCCCGGGCGCATGATGCGCGCCTTCTCCAAGCCCGGAATCGTGTGCAGGAAAGCCTCCTGCACATCGACGGGAAGGCTCGTCGACATGCCTTGCACATAGACTTCCTCTGTATGCCATCCTTCCGGCTCCAAGAAGAGCTGGTGGCGATCCTTGTCGGGGAAGCGGAGGATCTTCGACTCGATGGACGGACAATAGCGCGGGCCGATCCCTTCGATGATACCATTCGCCATCGGCGCCCGATCGATATTCGCACGAATGATCTCATGCGTCTTCTCATTCGTATA is from Selenomonas sputigena ATCC 35185 and encodes:
- the mnmG gene encoding tRNA uridine-5-carboxymethylaminomethyl(34) synthesis enzyme MnmG encodes the protein MFIAGEYDIIVLGAGHAGVEAALAAANLGCRTLLATLSLDNIALMPCNPSIGGPAKSHLVREIDALGGAMAINADEAALQYRLLNTGKGPAVHALRAQEDKKAYQFRMKERCEQQEGLEVRQLLAEKILIEDKEARGIVAETGEAYLARAVILATGTYLKGRIVIGEHTTSGGPNGQRAAGELSRSLRENGIKIMRFKTGTPARLDARSLDYRKMQLQPGDEGAQSFSFMTEKRTREQLPCYLTYTNEKTHEIIRANIDRAPMANGIIEGIGPRYCPSIESKILRFPDKDRHQLFLEPEGWHTEEVYVQGMSTSLPVDVQEAFLHTIPGLEKARIMRPGYAIEYDCIDPLQLLPSLMFKKIRGLFSAGQSNGTSGYEEAAAQGLMAGINAVHYIRGKAPFVLSRAEAYIGVLIDDLVTKGTEEPYRMMTSRAEYRLLLRQDNADLRLTEKGRAIGLVKEDRWQKFLKKKNGIIEARKTLENTVLHPSVENLARLESAGLAPIRTSTSLADFLRRPEMDYAKLASLFGLERLAPEVEEQLEIAIRYEGYIKKQQEQVERLEHLESRRLPVDLDYALVPSLRDEAREKLAAVRPLSVGQASRISGVSPADISVLLIWLEQERRRRREDDV
- the rsmG gene encoding 16S rRNA (guanine(527)-N(7))-methyltransferase RsmG → MFEQELERASALYGLPLDAKQIEKFGIYYRLIIEWNAKMNLTAITEPREVAVKHIVDSLTALRGIEERDSLRLIDVGTGAGFPGIPLKIVRPDLKLTLLDSLKKRVHFLETVVEALGLEGAECLHGRAEEAARQSALRERFDIAASRAVARLPVLAEYLLPFVRIGGTAIALKGLHSEEEAKEAERAVKILGGRAIESIPVALPGLSDKRAVLVIKKERTTPKAYPRKAGKPAKEPLL